From the genome of Hathewaya histolytica, one region includes:
- a CDS encoding ABC-F family ATP-binding cassette domain-containing protein: protein MSILNVENVSHSFGGRQILENVSFRLLKGEHVGLVGANGEGKSTFINIITGKLMPDEGKVQWCNRITYGYLDQHSELGEGKNIREVLREAFQGMFDLEAEMMGMYEKMGEVSEEEVNKMMEDVGDIQTILEDSGFYAIDAKIQEVASGLGLMDIGLDKNVDELSGGQRTKVLLTKLLLQKPMILILDEPTNYLDTEHIEWLKKYLQEYENAFILVSHDESFMSSVVNVIYHVENGEITRYKGTYEHFLQMNEIKVRQEKQAYERQQKEIEKMEDFIARNKARFSTKGRAKSRQKQLEKMDVLEKPRERIKPTFRFTESRASGRVIFKTEELILGYDSPLTKPVNVSLERGEKIAIRGVNGLGKTTLLKTLLGIIKPISGKVSLGDYLYTGYFEQESGKDNKNTALDEVWDEFPSLGNGEVRAALAKCGLTTEHIESKMMVLSGGENAKVRLCKLMLKEANFLVLDEPTNHLDVEAKEELKKALREFKGTVLLVSHEPEFYEDWVTDIWNVEGWSTKVI, encoded by the coding sequence ATGAGTATTTTAAATGTTGAAAATGTAAGCCACAGCTTTGGAGGAAGACAAATATTAGAGAATGTATCTTTTAGACTTCTAAAAGGGGAGCATGTTGGCTTGGTTGGAGCTAATGGAGAGGGGAAGAGTACTTTTATAAACATAATTACAGGTAAATTAATGCCAGATGAGGGTAAAGTGCAATGGTGTAATAGAATAACTTATGGTTATTTAGATCAGCATAGTGAACTGGGAGAAGGGAAAAATATAAGAGAAGTTTTAAGAGAAGCTTTTCAGGGTATGTTCGATTTGGAAGCAGAAATGATGGGCATGTATGAAAAAATGGGTGAAGTTTCAGAAGAAGAAGTTAATAAAATGATGGAAGATGTAGGGGATATACAAACCATATTAGAGGATAGCGGGTTTTATGCTATTGATGCTAAAATTCAAGAAGTAGCATCAGGTTTGGGACTTATGGATATAGGACTAGATAAAAATGTAGATGAACTTAGTGGTGGACAAAGAACTAAAGTACTTTTAACTAAATTATTACTTCAAAAACCTATGATATTAATATTAGATGAGCCTACAAATTATTTGGATACAGAACACATAGAGTGGTTAAAGAAATATCTACAAGAATATGAGAATGCATTCATATTAGTTTCTCACGATGAATCTTTTATGAGTTCAGTAGTAAATGTAATATATCATGTGGAGAATGGTGAAATAACAAGATATAAAGGTACATATGAGCATTTTCTACAAATGAATGAAATTAAAGTTAGACAAGAAAAACAAGCCTATGAAAGACAACAAAAAGAAATAGAAAAGATGGAAGATTTCATAGCAAGGAATAAAGCTAGATTTTCAACTAAAGGAAGAGCTAAATCAAGGCAAAAACAATTAGAAAAGATGGATGTTCTGGAAAAACCAAGAGAGAGGATAAAACCTACATTCAGATTTACAGAGTCTAGAGCATCAGGAAGGGTAATTTTTAAGACTGAAGAACTTATATTAGGGTATGATAGTCCTCTTACTAAGCCTGTAAACGTCTCCTTAGAAAGAGGAGAAAAGATAGCCATAAGAGGGGTCAATGGTCTTGGTAAGACAACTTTACTTAAAACTTTACTAGGGATAATAAAACCTATTTCAGGTAAAGTTAGTCTGGGTGACTATTTATATACAGGTTATTTTGAGCAGGAAAGTGGAAAAGATAATAAAAATACAGCTTTAGATGAAGTGTGGGATGAATTCCCAAGTTTGGGCAATGGAGAAGTAAGAGCTGCTCTTGCAAAGTGTGGGCTTACCACAGAGCATATTGAAAGTAAGATGATGGTTTTAAGTGGGGGAGAGAATGCAAAGGTTAGACTTTGTAAGCTTATGTTAAAAGAAGCTAATTTCTTAGTATTAGACGAACCTACAAATCATTTAGATGTAGAGGCAAAAGAAGAACTTAAAAAGGCTCTAAGAGAATTTAAAGGGACTGTACTTTTGGTGTCACACGAACCAGAATTTTATGAAGACTGGGTTACCGATATTTGGAATGTAGAAGGATGGTCGACTAAGGTTATATAA
- a CDS encoding zinc-ribbon domain-containing protein: MADKAINCKDCGKEFLFTEGEQAFYKEKGFENEPERCADCRRARKQQRNNNRGFRK, encoded by the coding sequence ATGGCAGATAAGGCAATAAACTGTAAAGATTGTGGTAAAGAATTCTTATTCACAGAGGGCGAGCAAGCTTTCTACAAAGAAAAAGGTTTCGAAAATGAGCCTGAAAGATGTGCAGATTGTAGAAGAGCAAGAAAGCAACAAAGAAACAACAACAGAGGTTTTAGAAAATAA
- a CDS encoding DUF1836 domain-containing protein — MQKKEMKELIENLNIKENILLNDIPEIDLYMDQVIQLFEQKFSKNLRNDDDKVLTKTMINNYAKGKLFMPVKNKKYTKEHLILISLIYQLKGVLSIRDIKDSLEPMVTKINKGEPCDLREVYSKYLNLYDKNVDHFYEDIDKCMDDVENMQKEINHHDKDYIGEILLLTSLVTMSNLYKRVAESVLDNIIKDE, encoded by the coding sequence ATGCAAAAGAAAGAAATGAAAGAGCTTATAGAAAATTTAAATATTAAGGAAAATATACTATTAAATGATATACCAGAAATAGATTTATATATGGATCAAGTAATTCAATTATTTGAGCAAAAGTTTTCTAAAAACTTAAGAAATGATGATGATAAGGTTTTAACTAAAACTATGATAAACAACTATGCAAAAGGCAAACTCTTCATGCCAGTTAAAAATAAAAAGTATACAAAAGAGCACCTCATACTTATAAGTCTAATATATCAGCTTAAAGGAGTTCTTTCCATAAGGGATATAAAGGACTCTTTAGAACCTATGGTTACAAAGATAAATAAAGGTGAACCTTGTGATTTAAGAGAAGTTTACTCCAAGTATCTAAATCTTTATGATAAAAACGTAGATCATTTTTATGAGGATATAGATAAGTGTATGGATGATGTAGAGAATATGCAAAAAGAAATAAATCACCATGACAAAGATTATATAGGCGAAATATTACTTTTAACATCTTTGGTAACTATGAGTAATTTATATAAAAGGGTTGCAGAGAGTGTCTTAGATAATATTATAAAAGATGAATAG
- a CDS encoding NAD(P)H-dependent flavin oxidoreductase, whose amino-acid sequence MNLKSLKIGNLEAKLPIVQGGMGIGVSLSNLASAVARCGGIGIISAAQIGFKEKDFRKDTLSANITALKFHIKAALKKAGNGIIGVNIMCASKNYTELVQCSIEAGAQIIMSGAGLPINLPELCKNSDIKMVPIISSRKAASVILRLWSKKYDIVPDAIVLEGPEAGGHLGFKSENIENAKKSFYNEIKEVLLETKSFEEKYHKNIPLIVGGGIYDGYDISKVMSLGASGVQIGTRFVATEECDAHINYKLAYVNAKKEDIKIIASPVGMPGRALFNNFVKLSEEGPIKVKKCFKCLSHCNPATTPYCITDALINAVEGDVANGLIFCGTNGYKINKIVSVRELINELLKEVKEFKNND is encoded by the coding sequence ATGAATTTAAAATCATTAAAAATAGGAAATTTAGAAGCAAAACTACCTATAGTACAAGGTGGAATGGGTATTGGTGTTTCTCTTTCTAATCTCGCTTCTGCTGTTGCTCGTTGTGGTGGTATTGGAATAATATCTGCAGCACAAATAGGTTTTAAGGAAAAAGATTTTAGAAAAGATACACTGTCTGCCAATATAACAGCCTTAAAGTTCCATATAAAAGCAGCTCTCAAAAAAGCTGGGAATGGTATTATAGGTGTTAACATAATGTGTGCATCTAAAAATTATACAGAACTTGTACAATGTTCTATAGAAGCTGGTGCTCAAATTATAATGTCTGGTGCTGGGCTTCCAATAAACTTACCAGAACTTTGTAAGAACTCTGATATTAAAATGGTTCCCATAATTTCTTCAAGAAAAGCTGCCTCTGTTATTTTAAGATTATGGAGCAAAAAATATGATATAGTTCCTGATGCCATAGTTCTTGAAGGGCCTGAAGCTGGAGGTCATCTTGGTTTTAAAAGCGAAAATATAGAGAATGCAAAGAAAAGCTTTTATAATGAAATTAAAGAAGTCTTGTTAGAAACAAAATCCTTTGAAGAAAAATATCATAAAAATATTCCTCTTATTGTAGGCGGTGGAATATATGATGGTTACGATATTTCAAAAGTGATGTCCCTAGGAGCTTCTGGGGTTCAGATAGGAACTCGATTTGTTGCAACGGAAGAATGCGATGCTCATATTAATTATAAACTAGCTTATGTAAATGCTAAAAAAGAAGATATAAAAATAATCGCAAGCCCTGTTGGTATGCCTGGAAGAGCACTCTTTAATAACTTCGTAAAATTATCTGAAGAAGGCCCTATAAAAGTTAAGAAATGTTTTAAATGTCTATCTCACTGCAACCCTGCAACTACCCCCTATTGTATTACGGATGCTCTAATAAATGCAGTAGAAGGTGATGTAGCTAACGGACTCATATTCTGTGGAACCAATGGTTATAAAATCAATAAGATAGTTTCAGTAAGAGAGTTGATTAATGAATTGCTAAAAGAAGTAAAAGAATTTAAAAATAATGATTAA
- a CDS encoding YfcC family protein, with protein MSKKKKRSFPTAFTVLFIVLIAVAILTYVVPAGSYSKLSYDSDKKVFTVTKPDETSEEMSGTQETLDKLKIKVSVDKFKDGSINKPIAIPDTYEKVKQKPQGFYDVIKAPIKGVYDTIEVIMFVFIIGGVIGVLNSSGAFDAGMASLSRATKGREFLLIVIMTALIALGGTTFGLAEETIALYPILVPVFMVAGYDALVCIAALYMGSSIGTMFSTVNPFSAVIASNTSGIPFTSGFIFRIVGLVIAVVITIVYIVRYGMKVKKDPSKSLIYSQKDEIEEKFLKSYASKEVPKFTLRRKLMLIIFTLTFAVMIWGVSSQDWFFIEMTALFLVVGIILGVISGMGEKEFVNKFIEGSADLVGVALVIGVARGINLIMENGMISDSILYYASGAVKGMHPSIFILVMLIVYIILGFFIPSSSGLAVLSMPIMAPLADTVGLPREAVVSAYLFGQGLIAFITPTGLILATLAMVDVTYDKWLKFIMPLMGYITALAAVMLLVQSFFS; from the coding sequence ATGAGTAAGAAAAAAAAGAGAAGTTTCCCAACGGCATTTACTGTATTATTTATAGTTTTAATTGCAGTAGCTATACTTACCTATGTAGTACCAGCAGGGTCTTATTCTAAGTTAAGCTATGATAGTGATAAAAAGGTGTTCACTGTAACTAAACCAGATGAAACATCTGAAGAAATGAGTGGTACTCAGGAAACTTTAGATAAACTAAAAATTAAAGTTAGCGTAGATAAGTTTAAAGATGGGAGTATTAACAAGCCTATAGCTATTCCAGATACCTATGAAAAAGTGAAACAAAAACCACAAGGCTTCTATGATGTAATAAAAGCACCAATAAAAGGTGTTTATGATACTATTGAAGTTATAATGTTTGTATTTATAATAGGTGGCGTTATTGGGGTTTTAAATAGCAGTGGAGCCTTCGATGCAGGGATGGCGAGTTTATCACGTGCTACTAAGGGAAGAGAGTTCTTGCTTATTGTTATTATGACGGCATTAATAGCATTAGGTGGGACAACCTTTGGGCTTGCGGAAGAAACTATTGCACTTTATCCCATATTAGTGCCGGTGTTTATGGTGGCAGGCTATGATGCTTTAGTGTGCATAGCAGCGCTTTATATGGGATCTTCCATAGGAACAATGTTCTCTACTGTAAACCCATTCTCAGCAGTTATAGCATCCAATACATCTGGAATACCTTTTACATCAGGATTTATTTTTAGAATAGTTGGGTTAGTAATAGCTGTAGTTATAACAATTGTATATATTGTACGATATGGTATGAAGGTGAAGAAAGACCCAAGTAAATCACTTATATATAGTCAAAAAGATGAAATTGAAGAAAAGTTTTTAAAGAGTTATGCTTCTAAAGAAGTACCAAAGTTTACTTTAAGGCGTAAGCTAATGTTAATTATATTTACGCTTACTTTTGCAGTTATGATTTGGGGGGTATCATCCCAAGACTGGTTTTTTATTGAGATGACAGCATTATTCCTTGTAGTTGGAATAATTCTTGGAGTAATTTCTGGTATGGGAGAAAAAGAGTTTGTAAATAAATTTATAGAAGGTTCAGCTGATTTAGTGGGAGTTGCACTAGTTATTGGTGTTGCAAGAGGAATAAATCTAATTATGGAAAATGGTATGATTTCAGATTCAATCTTGTATTATGCATCAGGAGCTGTAAAGGGAATGCATCCAAGTATATTTATACTGGTAATGCTTATTGTATATATTATTCTTGGATTCTTTATACCATCATCTTCAGGGCTTGCAGTTTTATCGATGCCTATAATGGCACCACTTGCAGATACTGTAGGACTTCCAAGAGAAGCAGTTGTAAGTGCTTACTTATTTGGACAAGGTTTGATAGCCTTTATAACTCCAACAGGACTTATACTTGCAACCTTAGCTATGGTCGATGTAACCTATGATAAATGGCTTAAGTTTATAATGCCCCTTATGGGATATATAACGGCTTTAGCAGCAGTAATGTTATTAGTTCAATCTTTCTTTAGTTAA
- a CDS encoding DUF3793 family protein: protein MKKTFIDLLDNLSNKNYMYYFLTYLLSPVITGVKPSSTITLKKEIKDMLNVWNEDEEEYLKMLGLKHIILKEYPGSKTILIYNENNLKNILCKDDNKNFLSNIGYSRNLNLNEYLSTLKLRYEKFHCPHELGIFLGIPLSDVKAFMDCSKEKCLMCGYWKVYENEEFAKNIFNYYDKSKEIVMSYLLSGLTLDQIIPKISNSYDSIAS from the coding sequence ATGAAAAAAACGTTTATAGATTTATTAGATAACTTAAGTAATAAAAACTATATGTATTATTTTTTAACCTACTTACTTTCACCTGTTATTACAGGAGTTAAACCATCATCTACAATTACCCTAAAAAAAGAAATAAAAGATATGCTTAATGTTTGGAATGAAGATGAAGAAGAATACCTTAAAATGCTAGGATTAAAGCATATTATATTGAAAGAATATCCTGGTTCTAAAACTATTCTAATATATAATGAAAATAACTTAAAAAATATTCTATGTAAAGATGATAATAAAAACTTTTTAAGTAATATAGGTTACTCTAGAAATCTAAACCTAAATGAATATTTATCTACTCTAAAATTAAGGTATGAAAAGTTTCATTGCCCTCATGAATTAGGGATATTCCTTGGTATTCCACTTTCTGATGTAAAAGCTTTTATGGACTGTTCTAAAGAAAAATGCTTAATGTGTGGTTATTGGAAAGTCTATGAAAATGAAGAGTTTGCTAAAAACATATTTAATTATTACGATAAATCCAAAGAAATAGTGATGAGCTATCTACTATCTGGCTTAACATTAGATCAGATAATACCTAAAATATCCAACTCCTATGACTCCATAGCGTCATAG
- a CDS encoding creatininase has protein sequence MEIKMENLTWPQFNERKDKDVVLLPIGSVEQHGPHLPLYTDTIISNNLAELLAKEVNGIVMPAISYGYKSLPASGGGPLFPGTIDLNGNTLMSIIQDILNELIIDGVKKIVLVNSHYENEAFLLEAVDLVCRGNIPSDVKILIINWWDQISNETIDKIFDEVPFPGWALEHAAITETSLILKFAPELVHMERLVDEGMNPPSFHTYPIPKDLVPKSGLLASAKSSSKEKGDIMVDEVIGRFKEIIENNF, from the coding sequence ATGGAAATAAAAATGGAGAATTTAACTTGGCCACAATTTAATGAAAGAAAGGATAAGGATGTAGTTTTACTTCCTATAGGCTCTGTAGAGCAACATGGACCACATTTACCACTATATACAGATACCATAATATCTAATAATTTAGCTGAACTATTGGCAAAAGAGGTTAATGGAATAGTTATGCCGGCTATTAGCTATGGATATAAATCATTACCAGCTAGTGGAGGAGGACCTTTATTTCCAGGCACTATAGATTTAAATGGAAATACCTTAATGAGCATTATACAAGATATATTAAATGAACTTATAATAGATGGAGTAAAGAAAATAGTTTTAGTAAATAGTCATTATGAGAATGAAGCATTTTTACTTGAAGCAGTAGATTTAGTGTGTAGAGGAAATATTCCAAGTGATGTGAAGATACTTATAATAAATTGGTGGGATCAGATTTCTAATGAAACTATAGATAAGATTTTTGATGAAGTGCCATTCCCAGGATGGGCTTTAGAACATGCTGCAATTACAGAAACATCACTTATTTTAAAGTTTGCTCCAGAACTAGTTCACATGGAGAGATTAGTAGATGAAGGGATGAATCCACCAAGTTTTCATACATATCCAATTCCAAAGGATTTAGTTCCAAAATCAGGACTTTTGGCATCTGCAAAGAGTAGCTCCAAGGAAAAGGGAGATATAATGGTAGATGAGGTTATAGGTAGGTTTAAAGAAATTATTGAAAATAACTTTTAG
- a CDS encoding DNA topoisomerase III encodes MGKSLVLAEKPSVAREIARVLKCNKKGNGCLEGSKYIVTWALGHLVTLADPEAYDDRYKSWKMEDLPMLPQKLKLVVIKKSGKQFYAVKEQMNRKDVDEIIIATDAGREGELVARWIIEKAHVKKPLKRLWISSQTDKAILDGFKNLKNGNKYDSLYKAAIGRAEADWYVGINATRALTCKYNAQLSAGRVQSPTLAMIVEREEEIKNFKPKNYYNIMAKNKGFKLKWIGKDKNSNIFEEDKANEIVNKLKGKECKVIDVKENYKKNFAPLLYDLTELQRDANRIFGYSAKQTLSIMQRLYENHKILTYPRTDSRYISSDIVDTLEERLKTISIPQYKAIANEILKNKIKAHKGFVDNNKVSDHHAIIPTEERAIISRLSSEERNIYELVIRRFLSVMLPPYEYIQTTVSASILDEEFVVKGNRVKSKGWKIVYNKDEDLNSEDNEDLKESDTLPEFKKGDIISINSIDLEKLQTKAPSRFNEGTLLSAMENPQKYVHLDKVSAKTLGETGGIGTVATRADIIEKLFNMFYIEKKGKEIIPTSKGKQLIDLVPKDLKSPLLTAKWEGELDLISKGKKDNKDFIQGMKNYTMDIIKEVKMSNDKFVHDNLIRRKCPDCGKLMLEVKGKHGIMNVCQDRECGYRETISKFTNVRCPQCHKKLELRGEGEGQIYVCTTCSFREKLSSYNKKYRNKDEKVNKKDVSRYMKKMQKENEGPLNSALADALSKLKI; translated from the coding sequence ATGGGTAAATCACTGGTATTAGCAGAAAAGCCATCTGTGGCTAGAGAAATTGCAAGAGTTTTAAAATGCAATAAAAAGGGTAATGGTTGTTTAGAAGGAAGTAAATATATAGTAACTTGGGCTTTAGGACATTTAGTGACTTTAGCTGATCCTGAAGCTTATGACGATAGATATAAATCATGGAAGATGGAAGACTTACCTATGCTTCCACAGAAATTAAAGCTTGTTGTAATTAAGAAGAGTGGAAAACAATTTTATGCTGTAAAAGAGCAGATGAATAGAAAAGATGTAGATGAAATAATAATAGCTACAGATGCAGGGCGTGAGGGTGAACTTGTAGCTAGATGGATTATAGAAAAGGCACATGTTAAAAAACCATTAAAACGTCTTTGGATATCATCTCAAACAGATAAAGCAATTTTAGATGGGTTCAAAAACTTAAAGAATGGAAATAAATATGACAGTCTTTACAAAGCAGCTATAGGAAGAGCCGAGGCTGATTGGTATGTAGGTATAAATGCAACTAGAGCACTAACTTGTAAGTATAATGCTCAATTATCAGCAGGGCGCGTTCAATCTCCAACTTTAGCTATGATTGTGGAAAGAGAAGAGGAGATAAAGAATTTTAAACCTAAGAATTATTACAATATAATGGCTAAGAATAAAGGATTTAAACTTAAATGGATAGGAAAAGATAAAAATAGCAATATTTTCGAAGAAGATAAAGCTAATGAAATTGTGAACAAACTTAAAGGTAAAGAGTGCAAGGTTATAGATGTTAAAGAAAACTACAAGAAGAATTTTGCACCACTTCTTTATGACTTAACTGAGCTTCAAAGAGATGCAAATAGAATATTTGGTTATTCTGCAAAGCAAACTCTATCTATTATGCAAAGGTTATATGAAAATCATAAGATTTTAACTTATCCTAGAACAGATTCTAGATATATATCTTCAGATATTGTAGATACATTGGAAGAAAGGTTAAAAACTATTTCAATACCACAATATAAAGCTATTGCAAATGAAATCTTAAAAAATAAAATAAAAGCACATAAGGGATTTGTAGATAACAATAAGGTCTCAGATCACCATGCTATAATCCCTACAGAAGAGAGAGCTATAATATCACGTTTAAGTTCTGAGGAAAGGAACATATATGAGCTTGTTATAAGAAGATTTTTATCAGTTATGCTCCCACCTTATGAATATATTCAAACTACTGTTTCCGCAAGTATTTTGGACGAAGAGTTTGTAGTTAAAGGAAATAGGGTTAAGTCTAAGGGATGGAAGATAGTTTATAATAAGGATGAAGATTTAAATTCAGAGGATAATGAAGATTTAAAAGAAAGTGATACTTTACCTGAATTTAAAAAGGGAGATATCATAAGTATAAACTCTATAGATTTAGAAAAGCTTCAGACAAAAGCTCCTTCTAGGTTTAATGAAGGTACATTATTATCAGCTATGGAAAACCCTCAAAAGTACGTACACTTAGATAAGGTTTCTGCTAAGACCTTAGGAGAAACAGGGGGTATAGGTACAGTAGCGACAAGAGCGGATATAATAGAGAAGTTATTTAATATGTTTTATATAGAGAAGAAAGGTAAAGAGATCATACCAACATCAAAGGGCAAACAACTTATAGATCTTGTACCTAAGGATTTAAAATCTCCACTTTTAACAGCGAAGTGGGAAGGGGAATTAGATTTAATAAGTAAAGGTAAAAAAGACAATAAAGACTTTATTCAAGGTATGAAAAACTATACTATGGATATAATAAAAGAAGTAAAAATGAGCAATGATAAATTTGTTCATGACAATCTTATAAGACGAAAATGTCCTGATTGTGGCAAATTAATGTTAGAAGTTAAGGGTAAACATGGAATTATGAATGTATGTCAAGATAGGGAATGTGGATATAGAGAGACCATAAGCAAATTTACAAATGTTAGATGTCCTCAATGTCATAAGAAATTGGAACTTAGAGGTGAGGGGGAAGGCCAGATTTATGTATGTACAACCTGCTCTTTTAGAGAAAAACTTTCTTCCTACAACAAGAAGTATAGAAATAAGGATGAAAAGGTTAATAAGAAGGATGTTTCAAGGTATATGAAAAAGATGCAAAAGGAGAACGAAGGACCTTTAAATTCAGCTTTGGCAGATGCATTATCAAAACTGAAAATTTAA
- a CDS encoding DEAD/DEAH box helicase, whose amino-acid sequence MEKNKFYNLGLKAEVLKAIDYMGFTEPSQIQEQVIPVLLQGEDVIGQAQTGTGKTLAFGAPMLNNLVKSKGQIKSIVLAPTRELAIQVSEELSRISKYMDMELLAVYGGYSIEKQIRAIKRGVDIIVGTPGRVLDLIRRKVINLSYVDFLILDEADEMLNMGFIQDIEDIVKNCKEDRQTLLFSATMPKEIKNLAKRYMKKDAKHIAVVKKSMTVSSVEQYYFEVKPKKRFEAFCRIIDVDNPEAAIIFCKTKRGVDELVESMQSRGYSVEGMHGDMSQNQRMNTLRKFKEGNLKFLVATDVAARGIDVENVTHVINYDLPQDVESYVHRIGRTGRANKQGVAYTIVTGRELGTIRQIEKHTKGKIDRKDLPKIEDIFNSKCEDILNRVYKNIETDDYKKFLSVIENSSEKISAENMAAALMSLIYNKEVSFDYTEDIIEDKANYVRLFLTVGRIDKLSPKKLLEFIDENSGIGKEHIGTIDILEKFSFINVQEDVVKNIITNCSGKKFLGRKLKIEVSTKSKKR is encoded by the coding sequence TTGGAAAAAAATAAATTTTATAATTTAGGGCTTAAAGCAGAAGTGCTTAAAGCTATAGACTACATGGGATTTACAGAACCATCACAAATTCAAGAGCAAGTTATACCAGTATTGTTACAAGGTGAGGATGTAATAGGTCAAGCACAAACAGGTACAGGAAAGACCTTAGCATTTGGAGCGCCTATGCTAAATAACTTGGTTAAATCTAAAGGACAAATTAAGAGTATAGTACTTGCACCAACTAGAGAATTAGCTATTCAAGTAAGTGAGGAATTAAGCCGTATATCTAAGTATATGGATATGGAATTATTAGCAGTATATGGTGGCTATAGCATAGAAAAACAAATAAGAGCTATCAAAAGAGGTGTAGATATAATTGTAGGTACTCCTGGAAGAGTATTAGATCTTATACGTAGAAAAGTTATTAATTTAAGTTATGTAGATTTTCTTATCCTTGACGAAGCAGATGAAATGCTTAATATGGGCTTTATTCAAGATATAGAAGACATAGTTAAGAATTGTAAAGAGGACAGACAAACTTTACTATTCTCAGCTACTATGCCTAAGGAAATTAAGAATTTAGCTAAAAGATATATGAAGAAAGATGCAAAGCACATAGCAGTAGTTAAAAAATCTATGACTGTATCTTCAGTTGAGCAGTATTATTTTGAAGTTAAACCTAAAAAGAGATTTGAAGCATTCTGTAGAATAATTGATGTAGATAATCCAGAAGCAGCTATAATATTCTGTAAAACTAAAAGAGGTGTAGATGAGTTAGTAGAATCTATGCAATCTAGAGGTTATAGTGTGGAAGGCATGCATGGTGACATGAGCCAAAATCAAAGAATGAATACTTTAAGAAAGTTTAAAGAAGGAAATCTTAAATTCTTAGTAGCAACAGATGTTGCAGCGAGAGGTATCGATGTAGAAAATGTAACACATGTTATAAACTATGACCTTCCACAAGATGTAGAATCTTATGTTCATAGAATTGGAAGAACTGGTAGAGCAAATAAACAAGGAGTAGCTTATACAATAGTTACTGGAAGAGAACTTGGTACTATAAGACAAATAGAAAAACATACTAAAGGCAAGATAGATAGAAAAGATCTTCCAAAGATTGAAGATATATTTAATTCAAAGTGTGAAGATATACTTAATAGGGTATACAAAAATATTGAAACAGATGATTATAAGAAGTTCTTATCTGTTATAGAAAATTCAAGTGAGAAAATAAGTGCAGAAAATATGGCAGCAGCCTTAATGAGCTTGATATATAATAAAGAAGTGAGTTTTGATTATACAGAAGATATTATAGAAGATAAGGCAAACTATGTAAGATTATTCTTAACAGTTGGTCGTATTGATAAATTATCTCCTAAAAAATTATTAGAATTCATCGATGAGAATTCTGGTATAGGCAAAGAACATATAGGAACTATAGATATTTTAGAAAAGTTTTCATTTATAAATGTACAAGAGGATGTTGTTAAAAACATAATCACGAATTGCTCAGGTAAGAAATTCCTAGGAAGAAAACTTAAGATTGAAGTGTCTACTAAGTCAAAGAAAAGATAA
- the trhA gene encoding PAQR family membrane homeostasis protein TrhA, which yields MNSPIREPINGITHLIGAILSFVALIAMIIKTSIYNPEPLGITAVIIFGISMILLYSASATYHMVVASEKVIKFLRRLDHSMIFILIAGSYTPFCLIALRGFTGWILFSIIMFIALCGIVFKMIWFKCPRWLCTSIYICMGWIAALVIYPLYTKISGKGIFWLVCGGILYTVGGLIYGTKPNFLKLKYLGFHEIFHIFIMLGTLSHFLCVFKYVI from the coding sequence ATGAATTCACCTATTAGAGAACCTATTAATGGTATAACTCATTTAATTGGAGCTATTTTGTCTTTTGTAGCCTTAATAGCAATGATTATTAAAACTTCGATATATAACCCAGAACCTTTAGGAATCACTGCTGTAATAATTTTTGGTATTAGCATGATACTTTTATATTCTGCTTCTGCTACATACCACATGGTAGTTGCCTCTGAGAAGGTAATAAAATTTCTTAGAAGACTAGACCATTCTATGATATTTATTTTAATTGCTGGATCCTATACACCATTTTGCCTCATTGCACTGAGAGGTTTTACTGGTTGGATACTTTTTAGTATAATAATGTTTATAGCCCTTTGCGGTATAGTATTTAAAATGATTTGGTTTAAATGCCCGAGATGGCTTTGTACCTCAATATATATATGTATGGGATGGATAGCTGCTCTTGTTATATATCCATTATATACTAAAATCTCAGGAAAAGGTATATTTTGGTTAGTTTGTGGTGGTATCTTATATACAGTAGGTGGTTTAATTTACGGTACTAAGCCTAATTTTTTAAAACTTAAATATCTAGGCTTCCATGAGATATTTCATATATTTATTATGCTTGGAACCTTAAGCCATTTTTTATGTGTATTTAAGTATGTTATTTAA